A region of Allocoleopsis franciscana PCC 7113 DNA encodes the following proteins:
- a CDS encoding cation:proton antiporter domain-containing protein has product MESITASLKEPVVSFALLLAVILLVPPIFERLRLPGLVGLLAAGVLLGSSGLNLLNNKSETMTLLSDIGKIYLMFVAGLEIDLAQFRKTRNRSLAFGSTTFLVPLITGTLVGRLVGGFDWNASILIGSLLASHTLLAYPIVQRLGVVNDEAVTVTIGATIFTDIGALLVLAICVGVNKGNFSATSLAVLLISLTIYSLAILFGFDWLGKEFFRRTKGDQGNQFLFVLLAVFLASVGAQLVGVEKIVGAFLAGLAVNDVVGDGPVKEKVEFIGSVLFIPIFFVDMGLLLDLNSFVKTLSSFGLTLAIIGGLIGSKFVAAYIIKLIYNYNQQQLLTMWSLSLPQVAATLAATLVGYQQKILSEAVLNTVILMMLVTSILGPLITARAAAQLTPDATTIADAIDPLDPPVESKKTGDFTVVVPVSNPQTERYLMEMATLLARHESGRIVPLAIAQAHARMDDPEMDKAVRRSQMLLDRAQDLSRELGVEASPQLRIEYDVAPAITHASREQDASMIVLGWGGRLGFRARLFGNVTDSVLWSAHCLVAVARLLDSPLKIRRILVPVENLSTSAIRPVRFAQILAQVNQAQVTLVHVCDPRTPQGKIAWTRSQLSLIVSQLSPDPPPTEVEIIPQDNVTQAILKASQGQDLVVLRSLRRRVGADGLAIGEVTTPLVKQLTCSVVLLGEPHGALSSVLATTRSPSPSSLS; this is encoded by the coding sequence ATGGAATCAATTACAGCATCTCTCAAGGAACCCGTTGTTTCCTTTGCGCTTCTTTTAGCGGTTATTTTATTGGTGCCTCCAATCTTTGAGCGACTGCGACTGCCTGGATTAGTGGGTTTGCTCGCAGCAGGGGTTTTGCTGGGTTCGAGTGGACTGAACTTACTCAACAACAAATCTGAGACGATGACATTGCTCTCAGACATCGGAAAAATTTATCTGATGTTTGTCGCAGGGCTAGAAATTGACCTCGCGCAGTTCCGCAAAACCAGAAATCGCTCCCTGGCATTTGGAAGCACGACGTTCCTCGTACCGTTAATTACCGGAACCCTAGTCGGCCGTCTGGTTGGCGGCTTTGATTGGAATGCGTCTATTTTGATTGGCTCTCTACTGGCGTCCCATACGCTTCTCGCCTATCCAATTGTTCAACGTCTAGGTGTCGTCAATGATGAAGCCGTCACCGTCACGATTGGTGCCACGATTTTTACAGATATTGGCGCTTTGCTGGTTCTAGCTATTTGTGTCGGTGTGAATAAAGGGAACTTCTCAGCTACCAGCTTAGCGGTTTTGCTGATATCGTTGACCATCTATTCACTTGCCATTCTATTTGGCTTTGACTGGCTGGGGAAAGAATTTTTCCGTCGTACTAAAGGTGACCAAGGGAATCAATTCTTGTTTGTACTGCTGGCGGTGTTCCTGGCTTCAGTGGGAGCACAGCTAGTGGGAGTGGAAAAAATAGTGGGAGCCTTCCTTGCGGGTTTAGCCGTAAACGACGTTGTCGGGGATGGGCCGGTCAAAGAAAAGGTCGAGTTTATTGGCAGCGTTCTATTTATCCCCATCTTTTTTGTGGATATGGGCTTGCTGCTCGATTTAAATTCTTTTGTCAAAACCCTGTCCTCTTTTGGGCTGACGCTGGCAATTATCGGGGGGTTGATCGGGAGTAAGTTTGTTGCAGCCTATATCATCAAGCTGATCTATAACTACAATCAACAGCAATTGCTGACGATGTGGTCACTATCCTTACCCCAAGTGGCGGCGACTCTGGCGGCAACCCTGGTGGGATATCAGCAGAAGATTCTCAGTGAAGCTGTCTTAAATACTGTGATCTTAATGATGCTGGTGACATCAATTCTGGGGCCGTTGATTACGGCACGAGCGGCGGCTCAACTCACTCCAGATGCGACGACTATAGCTGATGCTATCGATCCGTTAGACCCTCCCGTAGAGTCGAAAAAGACGGGTGACTTTACCGTTGTGGTGCCGGTTTCCAATCCTCAAACCGAACGGTACTTGATGGAAATGGCAACGTTGTTGGCACGGCACGAAAGTGGTCGAATTGTACCGTTGGCAATCGCGCAGGCTCATGCTCGCATGGATGACCCGGAAATGGATAAAGCGGTTCGGCGAAGCCAGATGTTGCTTGACCGAGCACAAGATCTAAGTCGGGAATTGGGCGTTGAAGCGTCACCCCAACTGCGAATTGAGTACGACGTTGCTCCTGCCATTACTCATGCGAGTCGAGAACAAGATGCCAGTATGATTGTGCTGGGTTGGGGTGGACGGCTAGGGTTTCGCGCCCGCTTGTTTGGTAATGTGACCGATAGTGTTTTGTGGTCAGCGCACTGTTTAGTAGCCGTGGCACGCCTGTTGGATTCCCCCCTGAAAATTCGGCGGATTTTAGTCCCTGTGGAAAACTTATCAACCTCAGCAATACGACCTGTGCGCTTTGCTCAGATTTTGGCTCAGGTCAATCAAGCTCAGGTGACATTAGTCCACGTCTGCGACCCCAGAACTCCACAGGGCAAGATTGCCTGGACTCGTTCTCAGTTATCGCTGATTGTCTCTCAACTGTCGCCCGATCCACCGCCAACTGAAGTTGAAATTATTCCCCAGGACAATGTGACGCAAGCAATTCTGAAAGCCTCTCAGGGTCAGGATTTAGTGGTTTTGCGATCGCTACGCCGTCGGGTCGGTGCGGATGGGTTAGCGATTGGTGAAGTAACCACCCCACTGGTGAAACAACTCACTTGTTCGGTGGTACTTTTAGGTGAACCGCATGGAGCACTGTCGAGCGTTTTAGCTACCACCCGTTCCCCGTCTCCCTCTTCCTTATCCTGA
- the rodA gene encoding rod shape-determining protein RodA, giving the protein MLQRSVFGTHVGMRWKSFLAPWQQLDWPLLGLTLGLTGLGGVMIRSAELNNGQTDWWWHWIIGGIGLAIILTLARWRYELLIQWHWVVYAITLVGLIAVMFLGTSANGAQRWIGILGFQVQPSEFAKIGLIISLAAILHSEPASTLMAVLRTLGVAAVPWLFVFLEPNLGTSLVFGSITMGMLYWGNANPGWLLLMISPIISAIVFNAYLPAWFFWLGGMVYIGWRSFSWPILGALGALAVNAVSGGLGHMLWGLLKDYQKARLLLFLDPDQDPLGGGYHLIQSKIAIGAGGIWGRGLHQGTQTQLRFIPEQHTDFIFSAIGEELGFIGCLCVLLAFWFLCLRLVIIAQNAKDNFGSLIAIGVLSMIVFQTIVNIGMNIGVAPITGIPLPLLSYGRSALLANFLGLGLVQSVANHRPRLKF; this is encoded by the coding sequence ATGTTGCAACGATCAGTATTTGGTACGCACGTTGGGATGCGCTGGAAGTCGTTCCTGGCACCCTGGCAGCAATTAGACTGGCCCCTGTTAGGCTTAACCCTGGGTCTCACCGGTCTTGGCGGGGTGATGATTCGCAGTGCTGAACTAAATAATGGGCAAACAGACTGGTGGTGGCATTGGATTATTGGCGGTATTGGATTAGCCATCATCCTAACGCTCGCACGCTGGCGCTACGAACTCCTGATCCAATGGCATTGGGTTGTTTATGCCATCACACTTGTGGGTTTAATCGCGGTAATGTTCCTTGGTACTAGTGCCAACGGTGCTCAACGGTGGATCGGCATCTTGGGCTTCCAGGTTCAACCCTCGGAATTTGCAAAAATTGGGTTAATTATTAGTCTGGCGGCGATTCTTCACTCGGAACCCGCGTCAACCTTGATGGCGGTTTTAAGAACTTTAGGAGTGGCGGCAGTTCCCTGGCTCTTTGTCTTTTTGGAACCTAACCTAGGAACCTCACTGGTATTTGGCTCTATTACGATGGGGATGCTCTACTGGGGCAATGCCAATCCAGGTTGGCTGCTACTGATGATTTCTCCAATTATCTCAGCGATCGTCTTCAACGCCTATTTACCGGCTTGGTTCTTCTGGCTGGGCGGAATGGTCTATATTGGCTGGCGCAGCTTTTCTTGGCCGATATTAGGAGCATTGGGAGCCTTAGCCGTAAATGCGGTTTCAGGTGGTTTAGGGCACATGCTATGGGGGCTGTTGAAGGATTATCAAAAAGCTCGCTTGCTGCTATTTTTAGACCCTGATCAAGACCCATTGGGAGGAGGGTATCACCTGATCCAATCTAAGATTGCGATCGGAGCTGGTGGCATTTGGGGAAGAGGACTTCATCAGGGAACTCAAACCCAACTCCGTTTTATCCCAGAACAGCATACTGACTTTATTTTCTCTGCCATAGGGGAAGAACTCGGTTTCATCGGCTGCTTATGCGTCCTACTCGCCTTCTGGTTTCTCTGTCTGCGCTTGGTGATTATTGCTCAGAATGCCAAGGATAACTTTGGCTCTCTGATCGCCATTGGAGTCCTATCCATGATTGTGTTTCAGACCATTGTTAACATCGGGATGAATATTGGTGTAGCTCCAATTACCGGGATTCCGCTGCCCCTACTCAGTTATGGGCGATCGGCTCTGCTGGCAAACTTTCTCGGTCTTGGGTTGGTTCAATCGGTAGCCAATCATCGACCTCGATTAAAGTTTTAG
- a CDS encoding HAS-barrel domain-containing protein, which translates to MRLPLPQFSLGDRPDHHIAEVIETATTEFLAQCLEPEDLSFPVMPPFGSWVRSVDEESGNQVLAVVYYATTSPIDSVHRARALGLSLSELREQQPQIFAMLKTEFRAAIVGFMPPTQGSNGSKHPSDPAYQYLPPRPPQIHQAVYQCQPEEIIHFSEQLDFLRTLLQVNGAPVEALTAAAIREVYQLRKADRGWLVQAGRTLSILLKDDYDRLRYILSQIHW; encoded by the coding sequence ATGCGTCTTCCTCTACCCCAATTTTCACTTGGCGATCGCCCCGATCATCACATTGCGGAGGTGATCGAAACAGCAACAACAGAGTTTTTGGCTCAGTGTCTGGAGCCGGAAGATTTAAGCTTTCCGGTGATGCCTCCCTTTGGGAGCTGGGTGAGGTCTGTGGATGAAGAGTCAGGAAACCAAGTCCTAGCCGTAGTTTATTACGCCACCACCAGCCCAATTGATTCTGTACATCGGGCTAGAGCGTTGGGGTTATCTTTGAGTGAATTGCGAGAGCAGCAGCCTCAAATTTTTGCCATGCTAAAAACCGAGTTCCGTGCGGCGATTGTGGGATTTATGCCGCCAACTCAGGGGAGTAACGGTTCTAAGCATCCCAGTGACCCCGCCTATCAATATCTTCCCCCCCGTCCGCCGCAAATTCATCAAGCGGTCTACCAATGCCAACCCGAAGAAATCATCCATTTCAGTGAGCAGTTGGATTTCTTACGAACACTCTTGCAAGTGAATGGAGCGCCCGTCGAAGCCTTAACGGCTGCGGCTATTCGAGAGGTTTATCAATTACGTAAGGCTGACCGTGGTTGGTTAGTGCAAGCTGGACGAACGCTGAGCATCCTACTCAAGGATGATTATGACCGCTTGCGGTATATTTTAAGTCAAATACATTGGTAG
- a CDS encoding RNA-guided endonuclease InsQ/TnpB family protein translates to MIVLEFKLKGKPAQYRVIDEMITTSQFIRNKALRYWMDNQNVKLSDLYKQCAVLAKKFEWAGKLNSMARQASAERAIFAIQRFLANCKANKPGKKGYPQFKKFTRSVEYKTSGWKLSSDKRSLTFTDGFAAGTFKLVGSRDLHFYAQEEIKRVRVIKRADGYYTQFCIAVDRVEEVVPTGKAIGIDVGLNHFLTDSAGATIPNPRHLRKSEKALKRAQRQVSSKKLRSANRKKAINKLGRKHLKVSRQRKDFAIKTALCVVKSSDFVAYEDLQVRNLVKNHKLAKSISDAAWSQFTQWLQYLGKVYGKTVVAVAPQYTSQNCSTCGNTVKKSLSVRTHVCGCGTVLDRDHNAALNILAKALRQAGIDLNTLGHREINAFGQTDLYSLMETSASKPTG, encoded by the coding sequence ATGATCGTACTTGAGTTTAAGTTGAAAGGTAAACCAGCGCAATATCGGGTCATTGACGAAATGATCACCACCTCGCAGTTTATCCGAAACAAGGCACTCCGGTACTGGATGGATAATCAAAACGTTAAGCTATCTGATCTCTACAAACAATGTGCTGTATTAGCTAAAAAGTTTGAATGGGCAGGAAAACTTAACTCAATGGCGCGTCAAGCTTCGGCGGAACGTGCTATTTTTGCTATCCAACGTTTCTTGGCTAATTGCAAAGCCAACAAACCCGGAAAGAAGGGATACCCTCAGTTTAAGAAGTTCACTCGTTCTGTGGAGTATAAAACTTCAGGTTGGAAGCTTTCTTCTGATAAAAGAAGTTTAACTTTCACCGATGGGTTTGCGGCAGGCACATTTAAGCTGGTTGGTTCTCGTGACTTGCATTTTTATGCTCAAGAGGAGATAAAGCGAGTACGGGTCATCAAGAGAGCTGATGGGTACTATACCCAGTTCTGCATCGCTGTAGATCGGGTAGAAGAAGTTGTACCAACAGGTAAGGCTATTGGAATAGATGTAGGACTCAACCACTTCTTGACCGATAGCGCTGGAGCAACCATTCCTAATCCTCGCCATCTTCGGAAAAGCGAAAAGGCGTTAAAGAGGGCACAACGCCAGGTATCCAGCAAAAAATTGCGTTCAGCCAACCGGAAAAAGGCTATTAACAAGTTAGGCAGAAAACACCTCAAAGTCAGTAGGCAGCGTAAAGACTTTGCCATTAAGACAGCATTGTGCGTAGTGAAATCTAGCGATTTCGTAGCCTATGAAGACTTGCAGGTAAGAAATCTGGTGAAAAACCACAAGCTTGCCAAAAGCATCAGTGATGCAGCTTGGTCACAGTTTACTCAATGGTTGCAGTACCTAGGGAAAGTGTATGGGAAGACGGTGGTTGCTGTCGCTCCCCAATACACCTCTCAAAACTGCTCAACCTGTGGCAATACAGTGAAAAAGTCGCTATCAGTAAGGACTCATGTGTGCGGGTGTGGCACGGTACTAGACCGCGACCACAACGCAGCATTGAATATCTTAGCTAAGGCTTTAAGGCAAGCTGGAATCGACTTAAATACCCTGGGGCACAGGGAAATTAACGCTTTCGGACAGACCGACCTCTACTCGTTGATGGAAACATCAGCAAGCAAGCCGACTGGTTGA
- a CDS encoding GUN4 domain-containing protein — protein sequence MPKKVALLIGVSECGTQLPPHSEATNNVAAMQRVLQDPNLGGFDQVETLLNPDLGAMQKAIQQVFAKCGVNDLALLFFSGYVLIDQEEHFYFTTPNTNKEDLPSTAVPASLVQQELMICDAKRQILILDCCYSATQTEGKPTESLSVNLNKELGATGRAILTSSTTTQTVFEPGEASLSLYTQYLVEGIETGAADRDGVGLIYLREWHNYAKSKIKEIKPQFEPNIILDEKEFDILLTLLLNPDPNHDPEAEYRKIESKYFKIVENYERLGETSNVVTQTLIKKQKTFGLSIDPEAPDDLSSDSGIDYTRLRDLLKAGEWEEADKETLIVILKAVHRQTEGYLNIDSIENFPCTDLHTIDQLWVKYSSGQFGFSVQKEIWRGIGGEFGQYDNALYEEFGLRVGWRERSRLVLITKWKKYEDLSFSLTWAPVGHLPTLASGKLMKFDQLNFWGVRSDFYARMEACWV from the coding sequence ATGCCTAAGAAGGTCGCACTGCTGATTGGAGTGAGTGAATGCGGAACTCAATTACCTCCTCATTCGGAGGCAACCAATAATGTAGCAGCCATGCAACGAGTTTTGCAAGATCCGAACCTGGGTGGTTTTGACCAAGTAGAGACACTGCTCAATCCTGATCTGGGAGCAATGCAAAAGGCAATTCAACAGGTATTTGCCAAATGTGGAGTGAATGACTTAGCACTGCTATTTTTCTCTGGTTACGTCCTGATTGATCAGGAGGAACATTTCTATTTTACGACCCCGAACACAAATAAAGAGGACTTGCCATCAACAGCGGTACCAGCCAGTCTGGTGCAACAAGAATTGATGATTTGCGATGCTAAGCGACAAATCCTGATCCTTGACTGTTGCTACAGTGCCACCCAGACTGAGGGCAAGCCAACCGAAAGTTTAAGTGTCAATCTTAATAAAGAATTAGGTGCTACGGGGCGAGCGATTCTCACGTCTTCCACCACGACACAAACGGTTTTTGAACCGGGAGAAGCAAGCCTTTCTCTCTATACTCAATACTTAGTAGAAGGGATTGAGACAGGCGCAGCAGATCGAGACGGAGTGGGTTTAATTTATTTGCGGGAATGGCATAACTATGCTAAAAGTAAAATCAAAGAAATTAAGCCCCAGTTCGAGCCAAATATAATTCTGGATGAAAAAGAGTTTGATATTCTGCTCACTCTTTTATTGAACCCAGATCCCAATCATGACCCAGAGGCAGAATATCGCAAAATTGAATCCAAGTATTTCAAAATTGTTGAAAACTATGAGCGTCTTGGCGAAACATCTAATGTGGTCACACAAACCTTAATTAAAAAACAGAAAACATTTGGCCTCAGCATTGATCCCGAAGCACCTGATGACCTCAGTTCTGATTCAGGAATCGACTATACGAGATTGCGAGATTTATTAAAAGCTGGAGAATGGGAAGAAGCCGATAAGGAAACGTTAATCGTCATCCTAAAGGCTGTTCATCGGCAGACAGAAGGATATCTGAATATCGATTCAATTGAAAATTTCCCTTGTACGGATCTGCATACCATCGATCAGCTTTGGGTCAAGTATAGTAGTGGGCAATTCGGCTTTAGCGTACAAAAAGAAATCTGGCGGGGCATTGGTGGCGAATTTGGTCAATATGATAATGCGCTTTACGAGGAATTTGGTCTACGGGTAGGGTGGCGCGAACGCAGTCGCCTGGTGTTAATCACAAAATGGAAAAAATATGAAGACCTCAGTTTTTCCTTAACTTGGGCACCCGTAGGTCATCTCCCAACTTTAGCGAGTGGTAAATTGATGAAGTTCGATCAGTTAAATTTTTGGGGAGTCAGGAGTGATTTTTATGCTCGGATGGAGGCTTGTTGGGTCTAA
- a CDS encoding NAD(P)H dehydrogenase subunit NdhS: MILPGSIVRVINANDIYYHFQGLVQRVSDGKAAVLFEGGNWDKLITFQLSELEAVELTTGKKGK, from the coding sequence ATGATTCTTCCAGGTTCCATTGTTCGCGTAATTAATGCAAACGACATCTATTACCACTTTCAAGGACTCGTCCAACGAGTGAGTGATGGGAAAGCGGCTGTCTTATTTGAAGGAGGCAACTGGGACAAGTTAATCACGTTCCAACTCTCTGAATTAGAAGCTGTCGAACTCACAACCGGGAAAAAGGGCAAATAA
- a CDS encoding YdcF family protein, which produces MRIVLGLLGFTIISLVIFFVLDKALLRFLPSDFTTKADAIVVLGRGPLFNNTRIERTTELWQAKQAPIIFVSGRGDSVDIMKRLEAEGIPQTALDGENCSLTTQENAAFTAAILQPRGIRRIILVTDWPHMWRSLLVFRAYGFKVISQTSEIPSYVGGLRARFFLRLREYTALVSYGLRGWYFPNRSPELNSPDLQDLLEKAEKYGYGQQQRL; this is translated from the coding sequence ATGAGAATCGTTTTAGGGCTTTTAGGTTTTACTATTATTTCATTAGTCATATTTTTCGTTCTCGACAAAGCACTACTACGCTTTCTGCCATCTGATTTCACGACTAAAGCTGATGCGATTGTAGTCTTAGGACGAGGCCCACTCTTTAATAACACCCGAATTGAGCGTACTACTGAGCTTTGGCAAGCGAAACAAGCACCCATAATTTTTGTAAGCGGTAGAGGCGATTCTGTGGACATCATGAAGCGACTGGAAGCCGAAGGCATTCCTCAGACTGCCTTAGATGGTGAAAATTGTTCTCTAACCACTCAAGAGAATGCGGCATTTACAGCAGCTATATTACAACCAAGAGGGATTCGTCGAATTATTTTGGTTACTGATTGGCCTCACATGTGGCGTTCTTTACTGGTGTTTCGCGCCTATGGGTTTAAAGTCATTTCTCAGACTAGCGAAATACCTTCTTATGTGGGTGGGTTAAGAGCAAGGTTCTTTCTCCGGCTAAGAGAGTATACAGCACTAGTTAGCTATGGTTTACGGGGATGGTATTTTCCTAACCGTTCACCTGAGCTGAACAGTCCTGACCTTCAGGATTTGCTAGAGAAGGCTGAAAAATATGGATATGGTCAGCAGCAACGCCTCTAA
- a CDS encoding Mrp/NBP35 family ATP-binding protein: MLDASSVLDVLRPVQDPELRKSLVELNMIRNVTIDNGTVSFTLVLTTPACPLREFIVEDCQKAVKQLPGVEKVLVDVTAETPQQKSLPDRTGIDGVKNILAISSGKGGVGKSTVAVNVAVALAQAGAKVGLLDADIYGPNAPAMLGLKDAKVMVQQGAKGEVLEPAFNHGVKLVSMGFLIDPDQPVIWRGPMLNGIIRQFLYQVNWGELDYLIVDMPPGTGDAQLTMVQAVPMAGAIIVTTPQTVALLDSRRGLKMFQQMGVSVLGIVENMSYFIPPDLPDRHYDLFGSGGGEKTSKELNIPLLGCIPLEISLRQGGDAGVPVVVGEPDSASAKALVAIASQIAAKVSVAALSSS; encoded by the coding sequence ATGCTTGATGCTAGTTCAGTTCTAGACGTATTACGACCCGTTCAAGACCCGGAACTCCGCAAGAGTTTGGTGGAATTGAATATGATCCGGAATGTCACAATCGATAATGGCACGGTTAGCTTTACCTTAGTATTGACAACCCCCGCTTGCCCCTTGCGGGAATTTATTGTTGAAGATTGCCAGAAAGCCGTTAAGCAATTACCCGGTGTCGAAAAAGTCTTGGTGGATGTCACCGCCGAGACGCCTCAGCAAAAATCCCTGCCCGATCGCACAGGCATTGATGGGGTGAAAAATATTCTGGCGATTTCCAGTGGTAAAGGTGGCGTCGGCAAGAGTACTGTCGCCGTGAATGTCGCCGTTGCTCTGGCACAAGCGGGTGCCAAAGTCGGTTTACTCGACGCGGATATTTATGGCCCCAATGCACCCGCGATGCTGGGGTTAAAAGACGCCAAAGTGATGGTACAGCAAGGTGCAAAAGGTGAAGTATTGGAACCCGCCTTTAATCATGGCGTCAAATTAGTATCCATGGGCTTTTTGATTGACCCAGACCAGCCTGTGATTTGGCGAGGACCCATGTTGAATGGTATTATTCGCCAGTTCCTCTACCAGGTCAATTGGGGTGAATTGGATTATCTGATTGTGGATATGCCGCCGGGAACTGGAGATGCCCAGTTAACCATGGTGCAAGCGGTACCCATGGCAGGAGCAATAATTGTAACAACACCGCAAACCGTGGCACTGTTGGACTCCCGTCGGGGATTGAAAATGTTTCAGCAGATGGGAGTATCGGTGTTGGGTATCGTAGAGAACATGAGTTACTTTATTCCACCCGACCTACCGGATCGGCATTACGATTTGTTTGGTTCGGGAGGAGGCGAGAAGACCTCCAAGGAGTTAAATATTCCCCTATTGGGATGTATTCCCCTAGAAATTTCCCTCAGACAAGGAGGGGATGCAGGAGTGCCAGTCGTGGTGGGCGAACCCGATTCAGCGTCGGCTAAGGCATTAGTGGCGATCGCATCCCAGATTGCTGCCAAAGTCTCGGTCGCCGCCTTGAGTAGCTCTTGA